In Cryptomeria japonica chromosome 10, Sugi_1.0, whole genome shotgun sequence, a genomic segment contains:
- the LOC131046267 gene encoding potassium channel KAT3 yields MEEESSSQRKPKRSISVFASVSSGILPAVGSSPDIPSTHFRKWIIPPYHRHYGWWQNWLIVLVVYTAWVSPFEFAFRKVNKGPLFYVDNIVNAFFAIDIVVTFFVAYLDMTTYLLVKDFKKIALQNVCRGFILDLASTIPFQIIYLAFTENGNANNEIFIFLNMLRLWRLRRVSELFTKLEKDIRFNYFWTRIVKLISVTLFVVHSAACFYYWLAAHYSNRGNTWLESTIPNFKEKSIWRGYVASIYWAITTVTTVGYGDLHAVNTREKLFTIFYLFFNLGFTAYLIGNMTTLLVHSATKTFMFRDTIDEASKYAAKTRLPEWIKLQMMAQLRLNFKTRELQQDTLAGLPKALRSNIYHHLFLPTVENTYIFKGVSRNMLLQFVAEMKGEYFPPNVDIILKNQIPGDFYIIVSGTVNIFTHANGSEEFLEKEGTPNLIGEIAVLLDIPQPFTVRTTKLSQLLRLGRHDFTRIVQTDIKDGKVIEENFLQHLKGLKQSMLDEISSIVNLPFAEENTDVQETDNLRPTNSLQCTDEISCEFESPNIGMHTGPLSVEKYRIPTQEIETINYAKYPKRVIIYNYHPKEHQQEHAQERLGKMLLLPNTLDELLIIASNKFEKQCSVVMDMEGSYIEDVDVIRDNDSLFLC; encoded by the exons AtggaagaagaatcttcatcacAAAGAAAACCCAAGCGCTCAATTTCTGTGTTTGCTTCAGTTTCAAGCGGCATTCTACCTGCAGTTGGAAGCTCCCCTGATATACCTTCTACTCATTTTCGCAAATGGATCATCCCACCTTATCATCGCCATTATGG GTGGTGGCAGAATTGGCTGATTGTATTGGTGGTGTATACAGCGTGGGTTTCACCATTTGAGTTTGCATTTAGGAAGGTTAACAAGGGTCCACTGTTTTATGTCGACAATATTGTTAATGCCTTCTTTGCCATCGACATCGTCGTCACCTTCTTTGTGGCTTACCTCGACATGACAACATACTTGCTTGTCAAAGATTTCAAGAAAATTGCACTTCA AAATGTTTGCAGAGGGTTTATATTGGATTTGGCCTCAACAATTCCATTTCAGATAATTTATCTTGCTTTCACAGAAAATGGAAATGCAAACAatgagatatttatttttcttaatatgTTGCGCCTGTGGCGATTAAGAAGAGTTAGCGAGCTCTTCACCAA GCTTGAAAAGGATATCCGGTTCAACTATTTTTGGACGAGGATTGTAAAGCTCATTTCT GTTACATTATTTGTTGTACACAGTGCTGCTTGTTTTTATTATTGGCTTGCAGCACATTACTCAAATAGGGGAAACACCTGGCTTGAGAGCACTATCCCTAATTTTAAGGAAAAAAGTATATGGAGGGGATATGTGGCTTCCATATATTGGGCAATTACCACTGTAACAACTGTTGGGTATGGAGATCTACACGCAGTGAACACTAGAGAAAAACTGTTTACTATATTTTACTTGTTCTTCAATTTGGGTTTCACAGCCTACTTGATAGGAAATATGACTACCCTTCTTGTACACAGCGCAACGAAGACGTTTATGTTT AGGGATACAATTGATGAGGCTTCAAAATATGCTGCGAAAACCCGTTTACCAGAATGGATAAAGCTGCAAATGATGGCACAGCTGCGGCTCAACTTCAAGACAAGAGAACTTCAGCAGGACACTTTGGCAGGCCTACCTAAAGCCCTCCGTTCTAACATCTATCACCATCTCTTTCTACCAACCGTTGAAAACACTTACATATTCAAAGGAGTTTCAAGAAATATGCTTTTGCAATTT GTTGCAGAGATGAAAGGAGAATACTTTCCACCAAATGTAGATATCATTTTAAAGAATCAGATTCCTGGAGATTTTTACATAATTGTTTCTGGAACAGTG AATATATTCACACATGCAAATGGAAGCGAAGAG TttctagaaaaagaaggaactcCAAATTTGATTGGGGAGATTGCTGTACTTTTGGATATCCCACAACCTTTTACAGTAAGAACTACCAAACTTAGCCAGCTTCTTCGATTGGGTCGCCATGATTTCACTCGAATCGTGCAAACAGATATTAAAGATGGTAAAGTCATTGAAGAAAACTTTCTCCAG CATTTAAAGGGACTAAAACAATCAATGTTGGATGAAATATCTTCTATTGTAAACTTGCCATTTGCAGAAGAAAATACAGATGTGCAAGAAACTGATAATTTAAGGCCTACCAATTCTCTCCAATGCACTGATGAAATCAGTTGCGAATTTGAATCTCCAAATATTGGCATGCACACAGGGCCCTTATCAGTAGAGAAATATAGAATTCCAACGCAAGAAATTGAAACAATTAATTATGCGAAATACCCAAAACGAGTAATAATATATAATTACCATCCTAaggaacaccaacaagaacatGCACAGGAGAGACTTGGAAAGATGCTTCTGTTGCCCAACACACTGGATGAGCTCCTCATCATAGCTA GTAATAAGTTTGAAAAGCAGTGTAGTGTAGTTATGGACATGGAAGGTTCCTACATTGAAGACGTGGATGTTATCAGAGACAATGATAGTCTCTTTTTGTGTTAA